In one window of bacterium DNA:
- a CDS encoding DUF4173 domain-containing protein has product MITFHPHERQRIAWYAIGVALFYFVLREWTRTGYQEPGFGTSVFIVGIAGLLALFARLSKRSVHPVAYWLLVPTIILAGDLTLYANPFVMAFGLVATGVLLIAFAVHLLSTRLTVRNAVWLAVLGPFALLPLGVRGTQHMVQDALGEHRSIRAQHLRSGILGVLIALPFLFVFGAILSDANGAFESFLEYVLTSFRLNGELIAWAFRVAIAVLLGGFLVGLIVLPAKHHAPFDPRMRPVTAATFFVLLDALFATFVAFQLPEFFASDAWMRAHDFTYATLARESFFSLLFAGALALLTVLLWYPTMTQSAERAQHAVTRIASTIFTLLTLVVAVSAITRIVRYVSVYGLTLDRVYAFIATIALGVTLGIVLASLWRMRPLAYVARTIAILGVIVFTLTMSVPMEYTVATWNVRRELSGNAQDPEFDALYILALSPDAWSALDALPVSISPSEEQRERRQWKCDVLRTPWQNYHLLASHACRKIAAPLTLP; this is encoded by the coding sequence ATGATCACCTTCCACCCCCACGAGCGTCAGCGCATCGCGTGGTACGCTATCGGCGTTGCGCTCTTTTACTTCGTGCTCCGCGAATGGACGCGCACGGGCTACCAGGAGCCCGGGTTCGGTACCAGCGTGTTCATCGTCGGCATCGCGGGGCTCCTCGCGCTCTTCGCGCGCCTGAGCAAGCGCAGCGTGCATCCGGTTGCGTACTGGCTTCTTGTTCCCACCATCATCCTCGCCGGTGATCTCACACTCTACGCCAATCCGTTCGTCATGGCCTTTGGCCTCGTTGCCACCGGTGTGCTCCTCATCGCGTTCGCCGTGCACCTCCTGAGTACCCGACTCACGGTACGGAACGCGGTGTGGCTTGCCGTCCTTGGGCCGTTCGCGCTCCTTCCGCTGGGTGTGCGTGGAACACAGCACATGGTGCAAGACGCGCTCGGCGAGCACCGGAGCATCCGGGCGCAGCACCTCCGCAGCGGCATCCTCGGCGTACTCATCGCGCTGCCGTTCCTCTTCGTTTTCGGGGCGATCCTCTCCGATGCGAACGGTGCCTTCGAGTCATTCCTGGAGTACGTCCTCACCTCCTTCCGGCTCAACGGCGAACTCATCGCATGGGCCTTTCGCGTCGCCATCGCGGTACTCCTCGGCGGGTTCCTCGTGGGGCTCATCGTGCTCCCCGCGAAGCATCACGCGCCGTTTGACCCGCGCATGCGCCCGGTGACCGCTGCGACGTTCTTCGTGCTCCTCGACGCGCTCTTCGCCACCTTCGTGGCATTCCAGCTCCCCGAGTTCTTCGCGAGCGACGCATGGATGCGCGCGCACGACTTCACCTACGCGACGCTCGCGCGCGAGAGCTTCTTCTCGCTCCTCTTCGCGGGCGCGCTCGCGCTCCTCACCGTGCTCCTCTGGTACCCGACGATGACGCAGTCGGCGGAGCGCGCGCAGCACGCCGTCACGCGCATCGCGAGCACGATCTTCACGCTCCTCACGCTCGTCGTCGCCGTGAGTGCCATCACGCGCATCGTGCGCTACGTCTCCGTGTACGGGCTCACGCTCGACCGCGTGTACGCGTTCATCGCGACGATCGCACTCGGTGTCACCCTCGGCATCGTCCTCGCGTCCCTCTGGCGCATGCGCCCGCTCGCGTACGTCGCGCGCACGATCGCCATCCTTGGTGTCATCGTGTTCACGCTCACCATGAGTGTGCCGATGGAGTACACCGTTGCCACCTGGAATGTGCGCCGCGAGCTCAGCGGTAACGCGCAAGACCCCGAATTCGACGCATTGTACATCCTCGCGCTCAGCCCGGACGCCTGGAGCGCCCTCGATGCACTCCCCGTTTCCATCTCACCGAGCGAGGAGCAGCGCGAGCGGCGACAGTGGAAGTGCGATGTCCTCCGCACGCCCTGGCAAAATTACCACCTCCTCGCCAGCCACGCGTGTCGGAAGATCGCCGCACCCTTGACGCTCCCGTGA
- the rsmI gene encoding 16S rRNA (cytidine(1402)-2'-O)-methyltransferase — protein MSAKLSIIGTPIGNLEDITLRALETLRACDVLFCEDTRQTAKLLARYEISGTPLHRLDQHAQQRTMDAVFDALRVGKHVAFVTDAGTPGVSDPGGILVARVAEFLPDVHIEPIPGASALTTLASVTGFPTDRFLFLGFLPLKSGRKAILERIAQSEETVFFYESPHRIVKTLTALLPLLGTRPIVVGRELTKKFETIYRGTARDVLDALTRGSNKGEFVIGIAGARRASSSRSSV, from the coding sequence ATGTCGGCTAAGCTGAGCATCATCGGGACCCCCATTGGGAACCTTGAGGATATCACGCTCCGCGCGCTCGAGACGCTCCGCGCGTGCGATGTGCTCTTCTGCGAGGACACGCGCCAGACCGCAAAGCTTCTCGCGCGGTACGAGATCTCCGGCACGCCGCTCCACCGTCTCGATCAGCACGCGCAGCAGCGCACAATGGACGCGGTGTTCGATGCGTTGCGCGTGGGGAAGCACGTCGCGTTTGTCACCGATGCGGGAACGCCTGGCGTGAGCGACCCCGGAGGCATCCTCGTCGCGCGTGTGGCGGAGTTCCTGCCGGACGTGCATATCGAGCCCATCCCGGGTGCATCCGCGCTCACGACGCTCGCGAGTGTCACCGGATTCCCTACGGATCGTTTTCTTTTCCTAGGATTCCTCCCACTCAAGAGCGGGAGAAAGGCAATCCTTGAGCGCATCGCGCAGTCGGAAGAGACGGTCTTCTTCTACGAGTCGCCGCATCGCATCGTAAAGACACTCACCGCGCTCCTCCCGCTCCTCGGCACCCGTCCGATCGTCGTCGGTCGCGAGCTCACGAAGAAATTTGAAACTATCTACCGCGGCACGGCGCGCGATGTCCTCGATGCGCTCACCCGCGGGAGTAACAAAGGCGAGTTCGTTATCGGCATCGCCGGCGCGCGGCGTGCTTCATCATCACGCTCATCCGTATGA
- a CDS encoding CBS domain-containing protein, with the protein MIVRDLMQRNVVTIPVGTPWRRVVELLLLHHITGAPVVDASGTVVGVVSEKDVFRAIYPSYEEWYAGPQAYTDLLAFEEEARAAQGKTVEQFMSTRVKSVPSDTPVLKIGALMVATGIHRVPVVDRGKLVGMVSRHTIFRTILRVHFGLEETQRDHEQAHVG; encoded by the coding sequence ATGATCGTCCGCGACCTCATGCAGCGAAACGTCGTCACGATTCCGGTTGGCACCCCGTGGCGTCGGGTGGTGGAATTGTTGCTCCTCCACCATATCACCGGTGCGCCGGTCGTGGACGCGAGCGGTACCGTCGTGGGCGTGGTGTCGGAGAAGGATGTTTTTCGTGCCATCTATCCGAGCTACGAGGAATGGTACGCGGGGCCGCAGGCGTACACAGACCTCCTCGCGTTCGAGGAGGAAGCACGCGCGGCGCAGGGGAAGACCGTCGAGCAGTTCATGTCCACGCGCGTGAAGAGCGTTCCATCCGACACACCCGTCCTCAAAATCGGCGCGCTCATGGTCGCGACCGGCATCCATCGCGTTCCGGTGGTTGACCGCGGGAAGCTCGTCGGCATGGTGTCTCGTCACACGATCTTCCGCACGATCCTCCGCGTGCACTTCGGGCTCGAGGAGACGCAGCGCGATCACGAGCAGGCGCATGTCGGCTAA
- the nth gene encoding endonuclease III produces MPSEDARTWRSPSRDDAAHEPDPALIVRILKRTTKRFAIPLGTTMVLEQRSLFELLVSTVCSAQARDATTYPIMVKLFAIANTPEQLAAMPLGRLQQFLYPISYYNTKAKHLIALSKLLLREFDGKVPHTMEELLRLPGVGRKTANLVLTEGLGISVGITVDTHVHRISNRLGVIRSKSRAETEHKLMDTLPKRLWASWNPLLVVLGQNTCTPISPKCSQCPLRDQCKRRGVTVSR; encoded by the coding sequence ATGCCGAGCGAGGACGCGCGCACATGGAGATCACCGAGCAGGGACGATGCGGCGCATGAGCCGGATCCTGCGTTGATCGTGCGCATCCTCAAGCGCACGACGAAGCGGTTTGCAATTCCGCTCGGCACCACGATGGTGCTCGAGCAGCGATCGCTCTTTGAGCTCCTCGTCTCCACCGTGTGCTCGGCGCAGGCACGAGACGCAACGACGTACCCGATCATGGTCAAGCTCTTCGCGATTGCGAACACGCCGGAGCAGCTCGCAGCGATGCCGCTCGGGCGGTTGCAGCAGTTCCTCTACCCGATTAGCTACTACAACACGAAGGCGAAGCACCTCATCGCACTATCCAAGCTGCTGCTGCGCGAGTTCGATGGGAAGGTGCCGCACACGATGGAGGAGCTCCTCCGGCTCCCAGGTGTGGGGCGCAAGACCGCGAACCTCGTGCTCACCGAAGGACTCGGTATTTCGGTCGGTATCACCGTGGACACACATGTGCACCGCATCTCTAATCGGCTTGGTGTCATCCGATCGAAGTCCCGCGCAGAAACGGAACACAAGCTCATGGACACGCTCCCCAAGCGGCTCTGGGCGTCCTGGAACCCGCTCCTCGTCGTGCTCGGGCAGAATACCTGCACGCCCATCTCGCCAAAGTGCTCTCAGTGCCCCCTCCGTGATCAGTGCAAACGCCGCGGCGTGACAGTGTCCCGCTAG
- a CDS encoding glycosyltransferase family A protein — protein sequence MISIVIPVYNGTATLHACLAAIAAQTLRDIEVIVVDDGSPEPLIPVDIPELSGRLRWVRQEHAGAPAARNRGADATRGELLLFCDADVVLRSHALATMYHALREHPEVSFAYPSFRFGWKRFPALPFDPERLRRMPFIHTTALLRREHFPRFDPTLARFQDWDLWLTMLERGHTGVAIPEMLFTITSTRGTMSRWVPSLLYRIPWKTARVLAYERARVRIFEKHGIDT from the coding sequence ATGATCTCTATCGTCATTCCTGTCTATAACGGCACCGCGACACTCCATGCGTGCCTCGCTGCGATCGCTGCACAGACACTCCGCGACATCGAAGTCATCGTCGTGGATGATGGTTCTCCGGAGCCCCTCATTCCCGTGGATATCCCCGAGCTCTCGGGCCGTCTGCGGTGGGTACGTCAGGAGCACGCGGGTGCGCCCGCTGCGCGCAATCGTGGCGCGGATGCAACTCGCGGCGAGCTCCTCCTCTTCTGCGACGCGGACGTCGTACTACGTTCGCACGCACTGGCAACGATGTACCACGCGCTCCGCGAGCACCCGGAGGTAAGCTTCGCGTATCCGTCGTTCCGATTTGGGTGGAAGCGATTTCCCGCGCTTCCGTTTGATCCGGAGCGTCTGCGTCGCATGCCATTCATCCATACGACCGCACTCCTGCGGCGCGAGCACTTCCCACGCTTCGATCCCACGCTCGCGCGATTTCAGGACTGGGATCTCTGGCTCACGATGCTCGAACGCGGTCATACGGGTGTTGCGATTCCGGAAATGCTCTTCACCATCACGAGCACACGCGGTACGATGAGCCGCTGGGTGCCATCGCTGCTCTACCGCATACCGTGGAAGACGGCGCGCGTCCTCGCGTATGAGCGCGCCCGGGTTCGTATTTTTGAGAAGCATGGCATTGACACGTAA
- a CDS encoding glycosyltransferase family 4 protein translates to MTYPSFHLLTFDYPPRVGGAARYHGAVADALGGDGCTVEVCNPTVRWTTLIPKALRLDPRTHLIVGEILPLGTVAWTRARTFRGAYSVICHGLDLANALRTPRKRWLAARILRGATRVIVNSAATAGLARRVGASSEQVVIVSPPLGPIASRAGIARSAARDALGVGDVPLVLSVGRLIPRKGMESLIDAMVRVRQHVPRAHLTIVGSGPLAQTLVAHAERVRVPCVVTTADDAALAQWYAAADVFAMLPEERADGDIEGFGIVYIEAGAFGLPVVGTQSGGVPDAVVHGTTGLLVAPGDPLAAAQAITSLLEDHHRARALGTVGCTRALSQFGPRAFAASLRAALSVVL, encoded by the coding sequence ATGACGTACCCATCTTTCCATCTCCTCACGTTTGACTACCCGCCGCGGGTTGGCGGTGCTGCGCGCTACCATGGAGCCGTAGCCGATGCGCTCGGTGGCGATGGCTGCACCGTGGAGGTTTGCAACCCCACGGTGCGCTGGACGACGCTCATCCCCAAAGCCCTGCGCCTCGACCCGCGCACGCACCTCATCGTGGGCGAGATTCTCCCACTCGGGACCGTCGCGTGGACCCGCGCACGGACCTTCCGCGGGGCGTACAGCGTCATCTGTCACGGGCTTGACCTCGCGAATGCGCTGCGGACTCCTCGCAAGCGGTGGTTAGCCGCGCGCATCCTTCGCGGTGCAACGCGCGTCATCGTGAACAGTGCGGCAACCGCTGGGCTCGCGCGTCGCGTCGGCGCATCGTCGGAGCAGGTGGTCATCGTGTCGCCCCCGCTCGGCCCCATCGCATCTCGCGCAGGCATCGCGCGCAGTGCAGCACGCGATGCACTCGGTGTCGGCGATGTCCCGCTCGTCCTCTCCGTCGGTCGCCTCATCCCGCGCAAGGGCATGGAGTCGCTCATTGACGCGATGGTACGTGTGCGACAGCACGTCCCGCGTGCACATCTCACCATCGTTGGCAGTGGGCCGCTCGCGCAGACGCTCGTGGCGCACGCGGAGCGCGTGCGCGTACCGTGCGTTGTCACCACTGCCGATGATGCAGCACTCGCGCAGTGGTACGCTGCGGCGGATGTCTTCGCGATGCTTCCGGAGGAACGTGCGGACGGTGACATCGAGGGATTCGGCATCGTGTACATCGAAGCCGGTGCATTCGGACTCCCCGTCGTTGGCACGCAGAGCGGCGGCGTGCCGGATGCCGTCGTCCATGGAACAACCGGGCTCCTCGTTGCGCCAGGAGACCCCCTGGCCGCAGCACAGGCGATTACCTCGCTGCTCGAGGATCATCACCGCGCTCGTGCGCTCGGTACCGTTGGATGCACGCGCGCACTGTCACAGTTTGGCCCACGTGCGTTTGCCGCGTCGCTTCGCGCAGCACTGTCGGTCGTCCTATGA
- a CDS encoding flippase, whose product MDEHAAQRIARNTAWFTIGSILQKLISFGYFTVVAMAFGQEGTGQYFFALAFTALFAVAADWGIAPVLTRETAKDREGTASYVVSAFALRAMSTVVVVGVVTLFSYVLNHDDATRQMIGLATVVMVLDSIHLGCYAVLRGLQRVSYEAIGLAVGQLVLAVTGIGILVLLADLRINAGATPLLTIGRPIAPIWLLVPYLVASIAHIAIAVFGTVRERAWRARARRSLGETWRSILAMATPFAIAGGLARVYTYMDTFLLRTLLAASGVAVATVGIYSVAFKITFAFQFIPLAFMGALYPAMSALATRNRQQLSTLFTQALRVLWIVALPIAFGIGTLAYRIIPLLYGEAFRASVVPLIILIAALPFIFANFPAGNLLNAIDRQTLNTKLLAIATVVNVIANIVLIPPFAAVGAAISALVSSVTLFAVNLVALRRNVHYAAHAVLDPFLRTTAACLVMTAGIALLHELPLAALIGVGVVLYVVALVLLGGISFADIQKIRRTFRPASV is encoded by the coding sequence ATGGACGAGCACGCCGCACAACGTATCGCGCGGAACACTGCGTGGTTCACGATTGGCTCCATCCTCCAGAAGCTCATCTCCTTTGGCTACTTCACGGTCGTCGCGATGGCCTTTGGGCAGGAGGGGACGGGGCAGTACTTCTTCGCACTCGCATTCACTGCGCTTTTCGCGGTCGCCGCCGACTGGGGGATCGCACCCGTGCTCACGCGCGAGACCGCGAAGGATCGCGAAGGGACCGCGTCGTACGTCGTGAGTGCATTCGCGCTCAGGGCGATGTCCACCGTGGTGGTTGTCGGTGTTGTCACGCTCTTCTCGTACGTCCTCAATCACGATGATGCGACGCGGCAGATGATCGGCCTTGCGACCGTCGTCATGGTGCTCGATTCCATCCATCTCGGGTGCTACGCCGTCCTGCGCGGGTTGCAGCGGGTGAGCTACGAGGCGATCGGCCTCGCGGTGGGGCAGCTCGTGCTCGCGGTGACCGGTATCGGCATCCTCGTCCTCCTCGCTGATCTCCGAATCAACGCGGGAGCGACGCCACTCCTCACGATCGGGAGGCCCATCGCGCCGATCTGGCTCCTCGTGCCGTATCTTGTCGCGAGCATCGCACACATCGCCATTGCGGTGTTCGGCACGGTGCGTGAGCGAGCGTGGCGCGCGCGTGCACGTCGTTCACTCGGTGAGACCTGGCGGAGTATCCTCGCGATGGCAACGCCGTTCGCGATCGCGGGCGGTCTCGCACGGGTCTACACGTACATGGACACGTTCCTCCTCCGGACGCTCCTCGCGGCGAGCGGTGTCGCCGTTGCGACGGTGGGGATCTACAGCGTGGCGTTTAAGATTACGTTCGCGTTCCAGTTCATTCCCCTCGCGTTCATGGGCGCGCTCTATCCGGCGATGAGTGCGCTCGCAACGCGTAATCGGCAGCAACTCAGCACGCTCTTCACACAGGCACTCCGTGTGCTCTGGATCGTTGCGCTTCCGATCGCATTCGGCATCGGCACACTCGCGTACCGCATCATCCCACTCCTCTACGGAGAGGCCTTTCGCGCCTCGGTCGTCCCGCTCATCATCCTCATCGCAGCACTCCCGTTCATCTTTGCAAATTTTCCAGCGGGGAATCTCCTCAATGCGATTGACCGCCAGACGCTCAACACGAAGCTCCTCGCCATCGCGACGGTCGTGAATGTGATCGCGAATATCGTGCTCATTCCGCCATTCGCGGCAGTGGGTGCCGCGATCTCCGCGCTCGTTTCCTCGGTAACGCTCTTTGCGGTGAATCTCGTCGCACTCCGGCGCAACGTGCACTATGCTGCGCATGCCGTGTTGGATCCGTTTCTGCGCACGACGGCAGCGTGCCTCGTGATGACTGCGGGTATCGCGCTCCTCCATGAACTCCCCCTCGCTGCGCTCATTGGCGTGGGTGTGGTGCTCTACGTTGTCGCGCTCGTCCTCCTTGGCGGTATCTCGTTCGCTGATATCCAAAAAATTCGTCGCACGTTTCGTCCGGCGTCCGTATGA
- the rpsI gene encoding 30S ribosomal protein S9, translating into MSITPTPIQDLPLQSVGRRKAATARVRITKNGSGTMTVNGKPYTEYFTTIAARAVCTQALEAVGQSDKLDISVLVRGGGLRGQADATRLGIARGLQKLNPTFHRALRKVGFLTRDARIKERKKPGLKKARRAPQWSKR; encoded by the coding sequence ATGAGTATCACACCTACTCCCATTCAGGATCTTCCGCTCCAGTCCGTTGGACGTCGGAAGGCCGCGACCGCGCGCGTGCGCATCACGAAGAACGGGTCCGGGACCATGACGGTGAACGGCAAGCCGTACACCGAGTACTTCACGACCATCGCCGCGCGTGCGGTCTGTACGCAGGCGCTCGAGGCGGTTGGCCAGAGCGATAAACTGGACATCTCGGTACTCGTCCGCGGAGGCGGATTGCGTGGACAGGCGGATGCGACACGGCTCGGCATCGCGCGCGGTCTCCAGAAGCTCAACCCGACGTTTCACCGTGCGCTGCGGAAGGTCGGATTCCTCACCCGTGATGCACGAATCAAGGAGCGCAAGAAGCCCGGTCTCAAGAAGGCACGTCGCGCACCACAGTGGTCCAAGCGCTAG
- the rplM gene encoding 50S ribosomal protein L13: MAKQYPITRGEHTIDATGRTIGRIATEVAHLLRGKHKPTFTPHIDAGDFVRIVHLRSARFTGKKLEQKEYMKHSHYPGGLKRELLQTRWDRDPARVLHDAVRLMLPANTLRRHMLRRLRIDV, translated from the coding sequence ATGGCAAAGCAGTATCCCATCACTCGCGGCGAGCACACGATTGACGCAACCGGTCGAACCATCGGACGTATTGCGACGGAGGTTGCGCATCTCCTCCGTGGGAAGCATAAGCCCACGTTTACGCCGCATATTGATGCGGGTGATTTCGTGCGCATCGTACACCTCCGCAGTGCGCGGTTCACCGGCAAGAAGCTCGAGCAGAAGGAGTACATGAAACACTCGCACTACCCGGGCGGTCTCAAGCGCGAGCTCCTCCAGACGCGGTGGGATCGCGATCCAGCTCGCGTGCTCCATGACGCGGTTCGTCTCATGCTGCCGGCGAACACGCTGCGTCGGCACATGCTCCGGCGGCTCCGCATTGACGTATGA
- the rplQ gene encoding 50S ribosomal protein L17 translates to MRHRKSKITLDRKTGPRGLLLRNLAESVLLHERVRTTTAKAKAVRPIVEESITLARTPGLATRRRLLASLRHPKVVAKLLEVLGPKYQTRAGGYTRITKIGQRAGDGAEESVIELV, encoded by the coding sequence ATGCGCCACCGGAAATCAAAAATCACGCTCGATCGGAAGACCGGACCGCGAGGGTTGCTCCTACGCAACCTCGCGGAGAGTGTTCTGCTCCACGAGCGCGTGCGTACCACCACGGCGAAGGCAAAGGCGGTGCGTCCCATTGTGGAGGAGAGCATCACGCTCGCGCGGACGCCGGGCCTCGCGACGCGCCGACGGCTCCTCGCATCGCTGCGCCACCCGAAGGTTGTTGCGAAGCTCCTCGAGGTACTCGGCCCGAAGTACCAGACGCGGGCAGGCGGGTACACGCGGATCACAAAGATCGGGCAGCGTGCGGGCGACGGCGCTGAGGAGTCCGTTATCGAACTCGTTTGA
- the rpoA gene encoding DNA-directed RNA polymerase subunit alpha, which translates to MDQFILPSTFHWQPGEQPNEATVTIEPCYFGYGTTLGNALRRVLLSSLEGAAVTAVKIDGISHEFAALSHVQEDALELLMNLKQLRLKIFSDEPVRLVLEASGKGPVTAAAITPQADVEIVNPELQIAMLTADGATLRMEISAERGRGYVAADVRGKERAPLGTMTLDSVFSPVRNVGFRVENTRVGEITNYDRLVLTVETDGTITPEEAVRRGAEVLINHFALIVHPPEETEAPVESLMESEQRVLEPVGGESIVEDTLQGPAASAGDDESETV; encoded by the coding sequence CCACGGTGACGATCGAACCGTGCTACTTTGGGTATGGAACGACGCTCGGCAACGCGTTGCGACGTGTACTCCTATCGTCCCTTGAGGGCGCAGCCGTCACTGCGGTGAAGATTGACGGCATCTCCCATGAGTTCGCGGCGCTGTCGCATGTCCAGGAGGATGCGCTCGAGCTCCTCATGAACCTCAAGCAGCTCCGTTTGAAGATTTTCTCGGACGAACCCGTCCGCCTCGTCCTCGAAGCATCAGGGAAGGGACCGGTGACTGCTGCGGCGATTACACCGCAGGCCGATGTCGAGATTGTGAACCCGGAGCTCCAGATTGCAATGCTGACCGCAGATGGAGCAACACTGCGCATGGAGATCTCGGCCGAGCGCGGCCGCGGCTACGTCGCGGCGGATGTCCGTGGAAAGGAGCGCGCACCGCTCGGCACGATGACGCTCGATTCGGTGTTCTCTCCGGTGCGCAACGTTGGGTTCCGTGTGGAGAATACCCGCGTCGGCGAGATCACGAACTACGACCGCCTCGTCCTCACCGTCGAGACCGACGGGACGATCACGCCCGAGGAGGCGGTGCGACGCGGTGCAGAGGTGCTCATCAATCACTTTGCGCTCATCGTACACCCACCGGAGGAGACGGAGGCACCTGTGGAATCTCTCATGGAATCGGAACAACGTGTTCTGGAGCCGGTGGGAGGCGAGTCCATCGTTGAGGATACGCTGCAAGGCCCTGCGGCATCTGCGGGTGATGATGAATCGGAAACCGTGTAG